Proteins encoded within one genomic window of uncultured Draconibacterium sp.:
- a CDS encoding sigma-54 dependent transcriptional regulator, with the protein MDIQAIKQRFGIIGNTAGINRAIEVAVQVAPTDLSVLVTGESGVGKEIFPQIIHQFSSRKHGKYIAVNCGAIPEGTIDSELFGHEKGAFTGALADRKGYFQEADGGTIFLDEIGELPLSTQVRLLRVLETGEFIKVGSSQVIKTNVRVIAATNVNIPKAIEEGKFREDLYYRLNTVPIAIPPLRERSDDVILLFRKFARDFAEKYRMPPVRLEEDARTVLVSFRWPGNIRQLKNITEQISIIEQERDISAESLRPYLPVSGGANLPALLAREEDNKSFANEREILYKVLFDMKSDMNDLKKLVLDLMENRDAPISGDQAQIIRNLYNTDDGKFVAKEQVSNPIHITSVDKDNIQDTEEFVEESLSLADKEIELIQKALEKHRGKRKYAAQELGISERTLYRKIKEYDIKG; encoded by the coding sequence ATGGATATACAAGCAATAAAACAAAGATTTGGAATAATTGGAAACACCGCCGGAATAAACCGGGCCATTGAAGTTGCCGTTCAGGTAGCGCCAACCGATTTGTCGGTTTTGGTAACCGGAGAAAGTGGTGTTGGTAAAGAAATATTTCCACAAATAATACATCAGTTCTCGAGCCGGAAACATGGTAAATACATTGCAGTAAACTGCGGTGCTATTCCCGAGGGAACGATCGACTCGGAGTTGTTCGGGCACGAAAAAGGAGCATTTACCGGAGCGCTAGCCGACCGAAAAGGATATTTTCAGGAAGCGGATGGCGGAACCATATTTTTAGATGAAATTGGCGAGTTACCTTTATCAACGCAGGTACGTTTGCTACGTGTACTGGAAACCGGCGAGTTTATAAAAGTAGGTTCGTCGCAGGTGATAAAGACTAATGTGCGGGTAATTGCTGCAACCAATGTAAATATTCCGAAAGCAATTGAAGAGGGTAAATTCCGTGAGGATTTGTATTACCGTTTAAATACGGTGCCAATTGCAATTCCACCGCTGCGCGAACGATCCGATGATGTTATTTTACTGTTTAGGAAATTTGCACGTGATTTTGCCGAAAAATACCGAATGCCTCCTGTGCGTTTAGAGGAAGACGCCCGAACAGTTTTGGTAAGTTTTCGCTGGCCAGGCAATATCCGCCAGCTAAAGAATATTACCGAGCAGATTTCGATAATAGAACAGGAACGCGATATTTCGGCCGAATCATTGCGCCCGTATTTACCTGTTAGCGGAGGCGCTAATTTGCCGGCTTTGCTTGCACGCGAAGAAGACAATAAATCGTTTGCCAACGAGCGCGAAATTCTGTACAAAGTTCTTTTCGATATGAAGAGCGATATGAACGACCTGAAAAAGCTGGTGCTGGATTTAATGGAAAACCGCGATGCCCCAATATCGGGTGATCAGGCTCAAATTATCCGGAATTTGTACAATACCGATGATGGCAAATTTGTAGCAAAAGAACAGGTTTCGAATCCGATACATATTACCTCGGTTGATAAAGATAATATTCAGGATACGGAGGAATTTGTGGAAGAATCGCTTTCTTTGGCTGATAAAGAAATTGAGTTGATTCAGAAAGCACTGGAGAAACATCGCGGGAAAAGAAAATATGCCGCTCAGGAATTGGGAATTTCGGAACGGACATTATACCGCAAAATTAAAGAATACGATATTAAGGGATAA
- a CDS encoding tetratricopeptide repeat protein, whose translation MEREQFLTYINTSKSLNGETLSEVKKLTVDFPWFSGGWLLYLKNLKNLRHTDYEAVLKKVAVMVPDRKVLFRYLNDELPEKRQATAEKNTPAGYRLEGDVELQSENSLIDKFLSADSERLRTAKLKPDTNGNGSDKTLIDQSIKEDEELVTETLASIYFQQKNFDKALDAYKKLSLKYPEKSIYFAGRIEEIELLKNNN comes from the coding sequence ATGGAGAGGGAGCAGTTTCTGACCTATATAAATACATCGAAATCGCTGAATGGGGAAACGTTGAGTGAGGTGAAAAAACTCACTGTCGATTTTCCGTGGTTTTCAGGAGGATGGTTGTTGTATTTGAAGAACCTGAAAAATCTGAGACACACAGATTATGAAGCTGTTTTAAAAAAAGTGGCAGTTATGGTTCCCGACCGAAAAGTGCTCTTTAGGTATTTGAATGATGAGCTGCCTGAAAAACGACAGGCTACTGCCGAAAAAAATACCCCGGCAGGATATCGTCTCGAAGGAGATGTTGAGCTACAGTCGGAAAACTCGTTGATCGATAAATTTTTGTCGGCTGACAGTGAGCGATTAAGAACTGCAAAATTGAAGCCGGATACCAATGGAAACGGGAGCGACAAAACGCTTATTGATCAGTCGATAAAAGAAGATGAAGAGCTGGTTACCGAAACTTTGGCATCGATTTATTTTCAGCAAAAGAACTTTGATAAAGCTTTGGATGCCTACAAAAAATTAAGTTTGAAATATCCGGAAAAAAGTATTTACTTTGCAGGCCGTATTGAAGAAATTGAATTATTAAAGAATAATAACTAA
- a CDS encoding LptE family protein has translation MLRKLLFVAVLAGLVGILSPSCKVSYSFTGANLSPEVKTFTVYYFPNRARLVNPTLSQNFTEKLREKLTRQTSLNELSESGDLEFQGEITGYELKPMSVQKADVVAQTRLTITIKLKYTNNKVTEDNFEKSFSAYEDFDSNLSISSEEERLSTEIIEKLTEDIFNATIANW, from the coding sequence ATGTTGCGAAAACTATTGTTTGTTGCTGTTTTGGCGGGCCTGGTTGGCATTTTGTCGCCATCCTGTAAAGTTAGTTATTCATTTACCGGAGCTAACTTGTCGCCCGAAGTAAAAACATTTACGGTGTATTACTTTCCTAATCGGGCGCGTTTGGTTAATCCAACACTCAGTCAGAATTTTACTGAAAAGTTGCGTGAGAAATTAACACGTCAAACATCGCTAAACGAGCTGTCGGAGAGCGGCGATCTTGAATTTCAAGGAGAGATTACCGGTTACGAATTAAAGCCAATGTCTGTTCAGAAGGCGGATGTTGTTGCACAAACACGTCTTACAATTACTATTAAATTAAAATATACTAATAACAAGGTAACAGAAGATAATTTCGAAAAGTCATTCTCGGCATACGAGGATTTTGACAGTAATCTTTCTATTAGCTCGGAGGAAGAGAGATTGAGCACCGAAATTATTGAAAAATTGACTGAGGATATTTTTAACGCAACAATTGCAAACTGGTAG
- a CDS encoding co-chaperone GroES, with product MADLKGKILAGKILVQPQEAEEKTVSGIIIPDSAKEKPQVGTVVLVGDDKKDEPMELKVGDIVFYGKYSGTELNIDGVDYLLMSQSDVLYIN from the coding sequence ATGGCAGATTTAAAAGGTAAAATTCTTGCTGGCAAGATCCTGGTTCAACCGCAGGAAGCAGAAGAAAAAACAGTGAGTGGAATCATTATTCCTGATTCAGCAAAGGAAAAACCACAGGTTGGTACTGTAGTATTGGTAGGTGACGATAAAAAAGATGAGCCAATGGAATTAAAAGTTGGTGACATTGTTTTTTACGGTAAGTACTCGGGTACTGAATTGAACATTGATGGAGTAGATTATTTATTGATGTCGCAATCTGACGTTTTATACATTAACTAA
- the kdsB gene encoding 3-deoxy-manno-octulosonate cytidylyltransferase, whose product MNFIGIIPARYQSSRFPGKPLAKIKDKPMIQWVYENASKALPYVCVATDDDRIFDAVKAFGGEVVKTLPTHQSGTDRCAEAALKIAKKRPVDIVVNIQGDEPFVKPEQIELIKSCFESDTEIATLVKKVDSEEELFNPNRPKVVLDKNDFALYFSRSPIPYFRGEENKNWVKKHAFWSHIGMYAFKADVLQKITQLEQGKLELAESLEQLRWLENGYKIKTAETTSATIGIDTPEDLEAALQLF is encoded by the coding sequence ATGAACTTCATTGGGATCATACCAGCTCGTTATCAATCATCACGATTTCCGGGAAAACCACTGGCAAAAATCAAAGACAAACCGATGATTCAATGGGTGTACGAGAATGCATCGAAAGCACTTCCGTATGTTTGTGTTGCCACCGACGACGATCGTATTTTCGATGCAGTAAAAGCATTTGGCGGCGAGGTGGTAAAAACACTTCCTACGCACCAAAGTGGCACCGACCGTTGTGCCGAAGCAGCATTAAAAATTGCTAAAAAACGCCCGGTAGATATTGTGGTTAATATTCAGGGAGACGAGCCTTTTGTAAAACCGGAGCAAATTGAATTGATAAAGTCGTGTTTTGAAAGCGATACAGAAATTGCAACTCTGGTAAAAAAAGTAGATTCGGAAGAAGAACTTTTTAATCCGAACCGACCAAAAGTGGTGCTCGACAAAAATGATTTTGCTCTGTATTTCAGCCGCTCTCCTATTCCGTATTTCCGTGGAGAAGAAAATAAGAACTGGGTAAAAAAACATGCATTCTGGAGTCACATTGGCATGTATGCTTTTAAGGCTGATGTATTGCAAAAAATAACTCAGCTGGAGCAAGGCAAACTGGAGCTGGCCGAATCGCTGGAACAGCTGCGTTGGCTAGAAAATGGCTACAAAATAAAAACTGCAGAAACCACTTCTGCCACCATTGGTATCGATACTCCCGAAGATTTAGAAGCCGCGTTGCAACTGTTTTAA
- a CDS encoding phospholipase D-like domain-containing protein: protein MMKISTFILFLFISVELFAQTSIYEARQKAVGSSVTVSGIVTNGSELGAIRYIQDNTGGIGIYDNNLSDVQRGDSITVTGELDDYNNLLEINPVASFTVLASGMPLPAPQIISISDISEDYEAELIRINNVEFENASGQFGGNANYSFTDGTNTGQLRINSSSPLVGEAIPTGTFDLVAICSQYNTTYQLLPRDADDFIFNTSIQLTSALEAVESTTSSITVEWNTDTDGTSEIRYGASMEEAALTNHANGESTVSGDEYTHQAQVSGLQSSEIVYIQAFSVSEGDTAFSAVSAFVSNSNSSGDIKVYFNTEIDESYANSTVASYIDDFMADTLAAYINRANESIDFCIYNIDNSTISDALNTAYDRGVTIRFITCGSTTHASVSDLNANIPVLERPEIAEGGIMHNKFAIFDAHSSDADAVWVWSGSTNLTPNQLTYDSNNMIFIQDQSLAKVYEVEFEEMWGSTGDQPDSENAKFGDAKINNTPHQIQVGDKLIECYFSPSDNTNQQLITAINTSDYDLNIETMLITRSDLANAIIDAYDHSVNVNVLTESESDNTETVNNLLGNTLPAKKYIFDDASGQLHHKMALIDANKPDSDPQTITGSHNWSSSANDRNDENTLIIHDADIANQYYQQFVYRFKQNDGTLLVSAQIIKSTSVKVFPNPTEGRLMVNADRKISSISVYNSTGSKIDELQPNENSAEFNLPHNLTGLFLLKVELSNGDYNTYKILKK, encoded by the coding sequence ATGATGAAAATCTCGACATTCATTCTATTTCTTTTTATCAGCGTTGAGTTATTCGCTCAAACAAGTATTTACGAGGCTCGTCAGAAAGCGGTAGGCTCAAGTGTTACGGTTTCGGGAATTGTAACCAACGGCTCCGAACTTGGCGCCATCAGGTACATTCAGGATAATACCGGCGGAATTGGCATTTACGATAACAACCTGTCTGATGTGCAACGCGGAGACTCGATTACCGTAACCGGCGAGCTTGACGATTATAACAATTTGCTGGAAATAAATCCGGTCGCCAGCTTTACCGTTCTTGCGTCGGGGATGCCACTGCCCGCGCCACAAATAATTAGTATCAGCGACATTAGCGAAGATTACGAGGCAGAATTGATTCGAATAAATAATGTTGAATTTGAAAATGCCAGTGGTCAATTTGGCGGAAACGCAAATTACTCGTTTACAGATGGAACAAATACAGGCCAACTTAGGATAAACTCCAGTAGCCCGCTCGTTGGAGAGGCAATTCCAACCGGAACATTCGATTTGGTTGCTATTTGCTCGCAATACAATACAACTTACCAACTGCTGCCGCGCGATGCCGATGATTTTATTTTCAACACCAGCATTCAACTAACGTCAGCACTTGAAGCAGTTGAATCCACAACCAGCTCGATAACGGTTGAGTGGAATACCGACACGGATGGCACCTCTGAAATTAGATACGGAGCGAGCATGGAAGAAGCAGCATTGACGAACCATGCAAATGGTGAATCAACAGTTAGTGGCGACGAATATACACATCAAGCACAAGTATCGGGCTTGCAAAGCTCGGAGATCGTGTACATTCAGGCTTTTTCTGTAAGCGAAGGCGACACAGCATTTTCGGCTGTTAGTGCTTTTGTAAGTAATTCAAATTCGTCGGGAGATATAAAAGTGTACTTCAATACTGAAATTGATGAAAGTTATGCCAATTCAACTGTCGCCTCATATATTGATGATTTTATGGCCGACACACTGGCTGCCTATATTAACAGGGCCAACGAATCGATTGATTTCTGTATTTACAACATCGACAATTCAACAATTTCGGATGCGTTGAATACTGCCTACGACCGTGGTGTAACAATTCGTTTTATCACATGCGGATCAACAACTCACGCCAGTGTTTCTGATTTGAATGCTAATATTCCGGTTCTTGAACGTCCGGAAATAGCTGAAGGCGGAATTATGCACAATAAATTTGCCATCTTCGATGCACATTCATCCGATGCAGATGCTGTTTGGGTTTGGTCGGGATCGACAAACTTAACCCCGAACCAGTTGACATACGACAGTAACAACATGATCTTTATTCAAGACCAGTCGCTGGCAAAAGTTTACGAGGTAGAATTTGAAGAGATGTGGGGAAGCACAGGCGACCAGCCCGATTCAGAAAATGCAAAATTTGGTGATGCAAAGATTAACAATACTCCGCACCAAATTCAGGTTGGCGATAAATTGATTGAATGTTATTTCAGTCCGTCAGACAATACCAACCAACAATTGATAACTGCAATTAACACCTCTGATTACGATCTGAATATTGAAACGATGCTGATCACCCGCTCCGATTTGGCGAATGCCATAATCGATGCCTACGACCACAGTGTTAATGTCAATGTTCTTACAGAATCAGAGAGCGACAACACCGAAACAGTAAATAATCTTTTGGGCAATACACTGCCCGCTAAAAAATATATTTTTGATGATGCTTCAGGCCAGCTTCACCATAAAATGGCATTGATCGATGCAAACAAACCGGATTCTGATCCGCAAACGATAACCGGCAGCCACAACTGGAGCAGCTCGGCCAACGATCGAAACGACGAAAACACGCTTATCATTCACGATGCTGATATTGCCAACCAGTACTACCAACAATTTGTTTATCGTTTTAAACAAAACGATGGAACATTGTTAGTCTCGGCACAAATAATAAAATCAACTTCTGTTAAGGTATTTCCGAACCCAACCGAAGGAAGATTGATGGTTAATGCAGACAGAAAAATATCAAGCATTTCGGTGTACAACAGTACCGGTTCAAAAATAGATGAATTGCAACCCAATGAAAACTCGGCAGAATTCAATCTGCCACACAATTTAACCGGACTTTTTCTGCTGAAAGTAGAATTAAGCAACGGCGATTATAACACATACAAAATTTTGAAAAAATAA
- a CDS encoding T9SS type A sorting domain-containing protein, producing the protein MKYIILVLFTLLIAFASFAQDSGFTSFQNEEEAKNEVKIYPNPCKNNKVTVDFSTKEISEIRLTNIAGKQVYLKEYTFPTSKIQLQLNDIPNGIYLIQISTTDNKRTVKKLMISRN; encoded by the coding sequence ATGAAATATATTATACTTGTCTTATTTACATTATTAATTGCTTTCGCGTCTTTTGCACAAGACTCCGGATTTACTTCATTTCAAAATGAAGAAGAAGCAAAAAACGAGGTAAAAATTTACCCGAACCCCTGTAAGAACAATAAAGTCACTGTTGACTTTTCAACGAAAGAAATCAGCGAAATTCGTCTCACCAATATTGCAGGAAAACAGGTTTATTTGAAAGAATATACATTCCCGACTTCAAAAATACAACTGCAACTTAACGATATTCCCAACGGAATTTATCTGATTCAAATCTCAACAACCGACAACAAAAGAACGGTAAAAAAGCTGATGATCTCGCGAAATTAA
- the groL gene encoding chaperonin GroEL (60 kDa chaperone family; promotes refolding of misfolded polypeptides especially under stressful conditions; forms two stacked rings of heptamers to form a barrel-shaped 14mer; ends can be capped by GroES; misfolded proteins enter the barrel where they are refolded when GroES binds) → MAKEIKFDIEARDLLKSGVDQLANAVKVTLGPKGRNVVIEKKFGAPQITKDGVTVAKEIELSDAYENMGAQMVKEVASKTGDDAGDGTTTATVLAQSIVNVGLKNVTAGANPMDLKRGIDKAVEAVVKSIQDQAQTIGDDYAKIESVAKVSANNDAVIGALIAEAMKKVHKEGVITIEEAKGTDTYVDVVEGMQFDRGYLSPYFVTDAEKMVAELDNPFILIHDKKISTMKDLLPVLEATAQTGRPLMIISEDVDGEALATLVVNRLRGSLKVCAVKAPGFGDRRKEMLEDIAILTGGAVITEEKGMKLEQATIEMLGQCEKITVDKENTTVVNGAGAQEAIAARVNQIKTQMETTTSDYDKEKLQERLAKLAGGVAVIYVGAASEVEMKEKKDRVDDALHATRAAVEEGIVPGGGVALVRAIAALEDLKGDNDDETTGVEIVKRAIEEPLRQIVANAGKEGAVVVQNVKDGEGDYGYNARIDEYQKLYETGVIDPAKVTRVALENAASIAGMFLTTETVIVEEKEDAPAMPPMGGAPGMGGMGGMM, encoded by the coding sequence ATGGCTAAAGAAATTAAATTCGATATTGAAGCACGCGATTTGCTTAAAAGTGGTGTTGATCAACTGGCTAACGCCGTAAAAGTTACTTTAGGACCAAAAGGTCGTAACGTAGTTATCGAGAAAAAATTTGGTGCACCACAAATTACAAAAGACGGTGTAACTGTAGCAAAAGAAATTGAGTTAAGCGACGCATACGAAAATATGGGCGCGCAAATGGTTAAAGAAGTAGCTTCTAAAACTGGTGACGACGCCGGTGATGGTACTACTACTGCAACAGTTTTGGCACAATCTATCGTTAACGTTGGTTTGAAAAACGTAACTGCCGGTGCTAATCCAATGGATCTTAAACGCGGTATCGACAAAGCTGTTGAAGCTGTTGTTAAAAGTATTCAGGATCAGGCACAAACAATTGGCGACGATTACGCAAAAATTGAATCAGTTGCTAAAGTTTCAGCAAATAACGACGCAGTTATTGGTGCTTTGATTGCTGAGGCAATGAAAAAAGTACACAAAGAAGGTGTAATCACTATTGAAGAAGCGAAAGGTACTGATACTTATGTTGACGTAGTTGAAGGTATGCAATTCGACCGTGGTTATCTTTCTCCATATTTTGTAACCGATGCTGAAAAAATGGTTGCAGAATTAGACAATCCTTTCATTCTGATCCACGACAAAAAGATCAGTACTATGAAAGATCTTCTTCCTGTATTGGAAGCTACTGCTCAAACAGGTCGTCCGTTAATGATCATTTCAGAAGATGTTGATGGCGAAGCATTGGCAACTTTGGTTGTTAACCGTTTGCGTGGTTCGTTAAAAGTATGTGCTGTTAAAGCTCCTGGTTTTGGCGATCGCAGAAAAGAAATGTTGGAAGATATTGCTATCCTGACTGGTGGTGCTGTAATTACCGAAGAAAAAGGTATGAAACTGGAGCAGGCTACTATTGAGATGTTAGGTCAGTGCGAAAAAATTACTGTCGACAAAGAAAATACAACTGTAGTTAATGGTGCAGGTGCACAAGAAGCTATTGCTGCTCGTGTTAACCAAATCAAAACTCAGATGGAAACTACAACTTCTGATTACGACAAAGAAAAACTGCAAGAGCGTTTGGCAAAATTAGCCGGTGGTGTTGCTGTTATCTATGTTGGTGCTGCTTCAGAAGTAGAAATGAAAGAGAAAAAAGACCGCGTAGACGATGCATTGCATGCAACCCGCGCTGCGGTTGAAGAAGGAATTGTTCCTGGTGGTGGTGTTGCTTTGGTTCGTGCAATTGCTGCATTAGAAGACCTGAAAGGCGACAACGATGACGAAACAACAGGTGTTGAAATCGTGAAACGTGCCATCGAAGAGCCATTGCGTCAGATTGTAGCTAACGCTGGTAAAGAAGGTGCAGTAGTTGTTCAAAATGTAAAAGACGGTGAAGGCGACTATGGTTACAATGCTCGCATCGATGAATACCAAAAACTTTACGAAACCGGTGTTATCGATCCTGCGAAAGTAACACGTGTTGCACTTGAAAATGCTGCTTCAATTGCCGGAATGTTCTTAACTACCGAAACAGTAATTGTTGAAGAGAAAGAAGATGCTCCTGCAATGCCTCCAATGGGCGGTGCTCCAGGCATGGGCGGCATGGGCGGTATGATGTAA
- the secG gene encoding preprotein translocase subunit SecG — protein sequence MYTLITVLLFIICVLLVLIVLVQNSQGGGLASNFQSSGQVMGVRKTNDFLEKGTWFLAGALLFLSVVGAGFIPREQAGTDQSRVQEQIETAVDPTQVPTFPTTPPAATEQTPAADDEGGEN from the coding sequence ATGTATACTTTAATCACCGTTTTATTATTTATCATTTGTGTGCTTTTGGTACTAATCGTATTGGTACAGAACTCACAAGGTGGGGGTTTGGCTAGTAACTTCCAGTCTTCAGGACAGGTTATGGGCGTGCGAAAAACAAATGATTTTCTTGAAAAAGGAACCTGGTTTTTGGCAGGAGCTTTATTATTCCTTTCTGTTGTTGGTGCAGGATTTATTCCTCGCGAACAAGCAGGTACCGACCAAAGTCGTGTGCAGGAACAAATTGAAACAGCTGTTGATCCCACTCAGGTACCAACATTCCCAACAACTCCTCCGGCTGCAACTGAGCAAACTCCGGCTGCCGACGATGAAGGTGGTGAGAATTAG
- the deoC gene encoding deoxyribose-phosphate aldolase, translated as MTSVQQLAKMIDHSILHPTMTDYDLERECAVAAKYNVASVCVKPYAVKQATQLLKDTEVVVGCVIGFPAGNSAIKVKAFEAETACKDGAVEIDMVINIGKALQGDWEYIGVEISTVVKTCHSNGAIVKVIFETDYIINELDIKKLCEICTDVGADYVKTSSGFGFVKGADGRYSYMGATIENLKLMRDSSGPNVKIKAAGGVRTLDALLAVREAGCTRCGATATIAILEEAKKRFGE; from the coding sequence ATGACTAGTGTTCAACAGCTTGCAAAAATGATCGACCACTCGATCCTTCATCCCACGATGACAGATTATGATTTAGAACGAGAATGCGCCGTTGCGGCCAAGTATAATGTGGCATCGGTTTGTGTAAAACCTTACGCGGTAAAACAGGCCACACAGCTATTAAAAGATACCGAAGTAGTAGTAGGTTGTGTTATTGGTTTCCCGGCCGGAAATTCAGCAATTAAGGTAAAAGCCTTTGAGGCAGAAACTGCTTGTAAGGATGGAGCCGTCGAGATTGATATGGTTATAAATATAGGGAAAGCTTTGCAGGGCGACTGGGAATATATTGGAGTTGAAATTTCCACAGTGGTAAAAACCTGCCATAGCAACGGGGCGATCGTAAAAGTGATCTTCGAGACCGATTACATTATAAATGAATTGGACATTAAAAAGCTGTGCGAAATATGCACAGATGTTGGGGCCGATTATGTAAAGACGTCATCAGGTTTTGGTTTTGTAAAAGGCGCAGATGGGCGGTACTCTTATATGGGAGCCACCATCGAAAACCTGAAGCTAATGCGCGATAGCAGCGGTCCAAACGTAAAAATAAAAGCTGCGGGAGGCGTGCGAACACTTGATGCTTTGCTGGCTGTGCGTGAAGCCGGATGCACACGTTGTGGAGCCACTGCAACAATTGCTATTCTTGAGGAAGCGAAAAAACGATTTGGGGAATAG